A section of the Malus sylvestris chromosome 17, drMalSylv7.2, whole genome shotgun sequence genome encodes:
- the LOC126610378 gene encoding uncharacterized protein LOC126610378 isoform X3: MAHGKVSLPQDLLPSNLVDSHFSAKDQVASDSSIPLSPQWLYAKPDSKTLATGASGEMHANDSLSHGNSTDPNSRDIWRVDGSQEKKDWKRSAPDLDSSRRWREEERETGLLGRRDRKKEDRRVGASLTRDATENTAEDRRVGATSTKDAAENKVLSSDRRNESRRDNKWSSRWGPEDKDKDSRIEKRAEVEREDVHAEKQSFSNSNRAASERDSDSRDKWRPRHRIEVQPAGAAPYHAAPGFGMARGRVEKVGFAAGRGRSNTGCLQTGKPVLGKSGHFADMYCYPRGKLLDIYRKQKKDSTFDIMPDGMEHVSPITQVGSIEPLAFVAPDAEEEAGLGDILKGRITSSEVVYNSSGDKNVLNEDAKGSSNVTLSKEEGHFAANPEQNVQSAEKVILNNSFPVTVAEVSPICGLQTHMLKECVATEDEQKVLTVTAAADREIGPSNDDANSRSSGCQEQTSSSDHHYFKSNEDALLLERIVSPEDMSLCYLDPQGNIQGPFLGIDIIAWFEQGFFGIDLPVRSFDAPNGSPFQELGEVMPHLKTKSGPVSDSSLPTQLEPLGAVGGSLDERISAPNYDGGSAILNNQGIQNVVAEDEEIVFPGRSKGSSDCLLRSSPDIHGSFANPPSLHSHANEVSETNIPDQQDEKLHPFGLLMSELGGNSLLRPAQSSHSFFGMDDQVPFRDTFVEGATVANQDSLGAMIDQPSFVETRPDNYIKNNANVSLGSIDSPHLPHMGQASNGFDPAEHIMSQKLLKEQLQQLNHLSPFTVAHSAGTGVDRFPGFGFSDSKNPNIQPSFHHPVADMEHIFEMQHQQQHQLELRQQQHELELQQQQRKLERQQQQRWLELQEHQRQLELQEHQRQLEIQRQHQLELQHHRQLELQQQQRQLELQQQRLLQDQLHQHQMKLQQQQKSQAQHLLLEHFLHQQMSDSGYGQWKADATRGNPFDHLHSRKHLLDDLHQMSHSSRHDPLLEHIIQANIGRPGQTDFFDLISQAKQRNMHTSELQPRLQQHELQAHQLSAALREQLQMEGERRIGANRFVDEASQVVRDPVGHHQAQMVGFSSSENYQQLPTHEPQLSHLNWNHAIRERLQGGFYEPNSLEFERSSVPASSLGMNLDILSARGQGLDEFYSSHPFGLEHLPFGNNGHLEDGSAEALIPHSHLYAEQTRRDSEAAMDFSDANIWSSSDGDKESSKQIFMDLHQKIGRQSTRLSEVDYQHHLSSSRNRGESVHHPFSLLPDQAVGMNNSFTEGPFTSNPRAFMEDLSELEGNNWKKQVVKSYEGNMVEQEETSRELHSNAHSRQSSLSSAGGGGSFYSSETGIDKPLGEEISNGRLPSTVTKGYDNALHRRRVLSSQDVLSEAALSLPVKQRNPAATQVSETQASSKNDAQFRRTSSYSDATVSEASFIDMLKKPVISEADAANRAVALESSDGGGQAGRTGKKKGKKGRQIDPALLGFKVSSNRILMGEIHRLND, translated from the exons ATGGCGCACGGAAAAGTCAGTCTCCCTCAAGATCTCCTCCCCTCGAATCTGGTCGATTCACACTTCTCCGCCAAAG ATCAAGTTGCCTCAGACAGCAGCATCCCTTTGTCTCCCCAGTGGCTGTATGCTAAACCAGATTCCAAGACACTGGCAACTGGAGCATCAGGA GAAATGCATGCAAATGATTCTCTGTCTCATGGAAACTCAACTGATCCCAATTCGAGAGACATTTGGCGTGTAGATGGATCTCAGGAGAAAAAAGATTGGAAGAGGAGTGCACCTGATTTAGATAGTAGCCGCCGCTGGCgtgaagaggagagagaaacagGCTTACTTGGTAGGAGAGATCGAAAGAAAGAAGATCGCCGTGTAGGTGCTAGTCTAACGAGGGATGCTACTGAGAATACAGCAGAAGATCGCCGTGTAGGTGCAACTTCAACTAAGGATGCTGCAGAAAATAAAGTATTGTCTTCTGACCGCCGGAATGAATCCCGAAGAGATAACAAATGGTCATCAAGGTGGGGGCCTGAAGATAAAGACAAGGACTCTCGGATAGAGAAAAGGGCTGAGGTTGAGAGGGAAGATGTACATGCTGAGAAGCAGTCTTTTTCCAATAGCAACCGTGCAGCTTCTGAGCGTGATAGTGATTCTCGTGATAAGTGGAGGCCGCGCCATCGCATAGAGGTTCAACCAGCTGGGGCAGCCCCATATCATGCTGCACCAGGATTTGGGATGGCTCGGGGGCGTGTGGAAAAAGTAGGATTTGCTGCTGGACGAGGGAGGTCTAACACTGGATGCCTACAGACTGGCAAACCTGTTCTTGGAAAATCTGGCCATTTTGCTGATATGTATTGCTATCCCAGAGGAAAGCTCCTTGATATTTATCGCAAGCAAAAGAAGGACTCAACTTTTGATATTATGCCTGATGGGATGGAGCATGTATCACCAATAACCCAAGTGGGCTCGATTGAGCCATTGGCTTTTGTTGCACCTGATGCAGAGGAAGAG GCTGGTCTGGGAGATATATTGAAGGGAAGAATTACTAGCAGTGAAGTGGTATACAACTCGTCTGGGGACAAGAATGTATTAAATGAAGATGCTAAAG GATCTAGCAATGTCACTTTAAGCAAGGAGGAAGGACACTTTGCAGCTAACCCAGAACAAAATGTCCAATCTGCCGAAAAGGTCATTTTGAACAATTCTTTTCCAGTTACTGTCGCTGAGGTGTCACCTATTTGTGGCTTACAAACACATATgttaaagg AATGTGTTGCTACTGAAGATGAGCAGAAAGTTCTGACGGTCACAGCAGCGGCAGATAGGGAGATTGGTCCTAGTAATGATGATGCTAACTCAAGAAGTTCAGGGTGCCAGGAG CAAACCTCAAGCAGTGATCATCACTATTTCAAGAGCAATGAGGACGCCCTTCTATTGGAAAGAATTGTCTCACCTGAGGATATGAGTTTGTGCTACCTTGATCCTCAAGGGAATATCCAGGGGCCTTTCCTGGGGATCGATATAATTGCATGGTTTGAGCAAGGATTTTTCGGAATTGACTTGCCAGTTCGTTCATTTGATGCTCCCAATGGATCTCCTTTCCAAGAACTTGGTGAAGTGATGCCACATCTGAAAACTAAATCCGGGCCTGTCTCCGACTCTAGTTTGCCTACTCAATTAGAGCCATTGGGTGCTGTTGGAGGCAGCTTGGACGAGAGAATATCTGCTCCAAACTATGATGGGGGGTCTGCTATTCTAAACAATCAAGGCATTCAGAATGTTGTTGCAGAAGATGAGG AAATTGTATTTCCTGGAAGGTCTAAAGGCAGCAGTGATTGCCTTTTAAGGTCTTCACCTGACATTCATGGCTCATTTGCAAATCCTCCCAGCCTTCATTCCCATGCAAATGAAGTTTCGGAAACTAACATCCCTGATCAGCAGGACGAAAAGCTGCATCCTTTTGGCCTGTTGATGTCAGAGCTCGGAGGCAACTCACTTTTAAGGCCTGCTCAATCATCTCATTCGTTTTTCGGCATGGATGATCAGGTTCCTTTTAGAGATACCTTCGTTGAAGGTGCCACTGTTGCTAATCAGGATTCCCTTGGTGCCATGATTGATCAACCTTCCTTCGTGGAGACACGGCCtgataattatataaaaaataacgCCAATGTTAGTCTGGGTTCTATAGATTCTCCCCATTTACCTCACATGGGGCAAGCAAGCAATGGCTTTGACCCAGCAGAACATATAATGTCACAGAAGTTACTAAAAGAACAGCTTCAGCAGCTGAACCATCTTTCTCCATTTACTGTTGCACATAGTGCAGGAACAGGAGTGGACCGGTTCCCTGGATTTGGTTTTTCTGACAGCAAGAACCCTAATATCCAGCCGTCATTCCATCATCCAGTGGCAGATATGgaacatatttttgaaatgcaGCATCAGCAGCAGCATCAGTTGGAGCTTCGTCAGCAGCAACACGAGTTGGAGCTTCAGCAACAGCAGCGTAAGTTGGAGCGTCAGCAACAGCAGCGTTGGTTGGAGCTTCAGGAACACCAGCGTCAGTTGGAGCTTCAGGAACACCAACGTCAGTTGGAGATTCAGCGCCAGCATCAGTTGGAGCTGCAGCACCACCGTCAATTGGAGCTTCAGCAGCAGCAGCGTCAGCTGGAGCTTCAGCAACAGCGTCTCTTGCAGGATCAACTTCACCAACACCAAATGAAATTGCAGCAACAACAGAAATCTCAAGCTCAACACTTGCTCCTTGAACATTTTTTGCATCAACAGATGTCCGATTCTGGTTATGGGCAGTGGAAGGCAGATGCTACAAGAGGCAACCCTTTCGATCATTTACATTCAAGGAAGCACCTTCTAGATGACTTGCACCAGATGTCCCATTCCTCGAGGCATGATCCATTATTAGAGCACATCATCCAAGCAAATATAGGACGCCCGGGACAGACTGATTTCTTTGACCTGATATCTCAGGCCAAGCAAAGGAATATGCACACTTCGGAGCTGCAACCTCGTCTTCAGCAGCATGAGCTGCAGGCACATCAGTTGTCCGCAGCATTGAGGGAGCAACTGCAGATGGAAGGGGAAAGGCGTATCGGTGCGAACCGGTTTGTAGATGAAGCAAGCCAAGTTGTTAGGGATCCTGTTGGTCATCACCAGGCTCAGATGGTAGGATTTAGTTCTTCAGAAAATTACCAGCAACTTCCCACCCATGAACCGCAACTAAGCCATCTCAACTGGAATCATGCCATACGGGAGCGACTCCAGGGAGGGTTCTACGAACCTAACTCTCTGGAATTTGAGAGGTCATCTGTTCCTGCTAGTTCGCTTGGGATGAACTTGGATATTCTCAGTGCACGTGGGCAGGGTCTGGATGAGTTTTATTCGTCTCATCCATTTGGTTTGGAGCACTTGCCTTTTGGGAACAATGGACATCTGGAAGATGGCTCCGCTGAAGCACTTATACCGCATTCGCATCTTTATGCCGAGCAAACCCGCCGAGACTCAGAAGCTGCCATGGATTTTTCTGATGCAAATATATGGTCTTCATCCGATGGTGATAAAGAATCctcaaaacaaatttttatgGACCTTCACCAAAAAATCGGTCGTCAATCTACACGGTTATCAGAAGTTGATTATCAGCATCACCTATCATCTTCTAGAAACCGGGGAGAATCTGTACATCATCCATTTAGTCTTCTCCCTGATCAAGCAGTTGGTATGAACAACTCTTTCACGGAAGGGCCCTTTACATCTAATCCCAGAGCATTTATGGAAGATTTATCAGAGTTGGAGGGAAATAATTGGAAGAAGCAGGTTGTGAAAAGCTATGAAGGCAACATGGTAGAACAAGAAGAAACATCAAGGGAACTTCATAGTAATGCCCATAGCAGGCAGAGTTCACTTAGCAGTGCTG GGGGAGGTGGGAGTTTTTACAGCTCCGAGACAGGAATAGATAAACCGCTTGGAGAAGAGATTTCTAATGGGAG GCTGCCTTCTACTGTAACCAAAGGGTACGACAATGCTTTGCATAGACGCCGGGTTTTATCTTCCCAGGACGTTTTGTCTGAGGCAGCACTTTCTTTGCCTGTCAAACAAAGAAATCCAGCTGCAACCCAGGTCTCTGAAACGCAAGCATCTAGCAAGAATGATGCGCAATTTAGGAGGACTTCGTCTTACAGTGACGCTACAGTGTCCGAGGCATCATTCATAGACATGCTCAAGAAACCAGTCATTTCAGAGGCTGATGCAGCCAACAGAGCAGTGGCACTGGAGTCATCTGATGGAGGTGGCCAAGCGGGGCGGACTGGCAAGAAGAAAGGGAAGAAGGGAAGACAGATTGATCCTGCTCTCCTCGGCTTTAAGGTTTCCAGCAACCGGATCTTGATGGGCGAGATCCATCGCCTCAATGATTGA